One Halobacterium sp. DL1 DNA window includes the following coding sequences:
- a CDS encoding dihydrolipoamide dehydrogenase (E3 component of pyruvate complex; catalyzes the oxidation of dihydrolipoamide to lipoamide) has protein sequence MSTETAPSAADLVVIGAGPGGYVAAIRAAQCGLETVLVERGEPGGVCLNHGCIPSKALIEAARHAGSDDQVAELGVERTSELAFDDFAAWQDSVVSRLTGGVQSLCRSNGVTLVEGTGSFVDDQTVEVQPDDLTADAQTIAFDHAIVATGSRPLEIPGFDYAEDHVLSSRDVLDLEGRPDRLVVVGAGYIGMELSTAFARLGTDVQVLEALDAPLPGYDEETVDIVRERTEELGVSFSFGEAAAEWYEDITGDVTVVTETEDGEASETPQADGERSEYVGEHVLVAVGRVPVTDTVDLDAAGVETDDRGFVETDEYGRTDAEHIYAIGDVAGDPMLAHAASHEGMRAAEHAAGRDPGGDADQPIPAVVFTDPEIASVGMTEEEAVEADYDVTVGQVPFRSNGRALTTGEASGFCRVVVDADSGTVLGGQLVGPHVSELVGELTLAVTAGLDAETVAHTVHAHPTLSECLMEAAAQTQGEAIHAPNR, from the coding sequence ATGAGTACTGAGACTGCTCCGTCGGCGGCGGACCTCGTCGTAATCGGTGCGGGACCCGGCGGCTACGTGGCGGCGATCCGGGCCGCGCAGTGTGGCCTCGAGACGGTGCTGGTCGAGCGCGGCGAGCCGGGCGGCGTCTGCCTGAACCACGGCTGCATCCCGTCGAAGGCGCTCATCGAGGCGGCGCGCCACGCGGGCAGCGACGACCAGGTCGCCGAGCTGGGCGTCGAGCGAACCAGCGAACTCGCGTTCGACGACTTCGCTGCGTGGCAGGACTCCGTCGTCTCGCGGCTCACCGGCGGCGTCCAGTCGCTCTGCCGGTCGAACGGCGTGACGCTCGTCGAGGGGACGGGGTCGTTCGTCGACGACCAGACGGTCGAGGTCCAGCCAGACGACCTCACGGCCGACGCCCAGACCATCGCCTTCGACCACGCCATCGTCGCGACCGGGAGCCGACCGCTGGAGATTCCGGGCTTCGACTACGCCGAGGACCACGTGCTCAGTTCGCGGGACGTCCTCGACCTCGAGGGGCGCCCGGACCGCCTCGTCGTCGTCGGCGCGGGCTACATCGGGATGGAGCTCTCGACAGCGTTCGCGCGCCTCGGCACCGACGTGCAGGTCCTCGAGGCCCTCGATGCTCCGCTCCCGGGCTACGACGAGGAGACCGTGGACATCGTCCGGGAGCGCACCGAGGAACTCGGCGTCTCGTTCAGCTTCGGCGAGGCCGCCGCGGAGTGGTACGAGGACATCACCGGCGACGTCACCGTCGTCACCGAGACCGAGGACGGAGAGGCGTCGGAGACGCCTCAGGCAGACGGCGAGCGCAGCGAGTACGTCGGCGAGCACGTCCTCGTGGCGGTCGGCCGCGTCCCGGTCACGGACACGGTCGACCTCGACGCGGCGGGCGTCGAGACCGACGACCGTGGCTTCGTGGAGACCGACGAGTACGGGCGGACGGACGCCGAACACATCTACGCCATCGGCGACGTCGCGGGCGACCCGATGCTCGCTCACGCCGCGAGCCACGAGGGGATGCGCGCGGCCGAGCACGCCGCGGGCCGCGACCCCGGTGGCGACGCCGACCAGCCGATTCCCGCGGTCGTCTTCACCGACCCCGAGATAGCCTCCGTCGGAATGACCGAGGAAGAGGCGGTCGAGGCGGACTACGACGTCACCGTCGGGCAGGTGCCGTTCCGGAGCAACGGACGCGCGCTCACAACCGGCGAGGCGAGTGGGTTCTGCCGGGTCGTCGTCGACGCCGACTCGGGTACCGTGCTCGGCGGACAGCTCGTCGGCCCGCACGTCTCGGAGCTCGTCGGCGAACTCACGCTCGCGGTGACCGCGGGCCTCGACGCCGAGACCGTCGCCCACACCGTTCACGCGCACCCGACGCTCTCGGAGTGTCTGATGGAGGCCGCGGCCCAGACCCAGGGCGAGGCCATCCACGCGCCGAACCGGTGA